The genomic interval AGGAAATCCCGATCCGCTCCCCGATCGTAAGCCGAGGCTCATCTTGTTGTATACGTTCCCAAGCTGGAGCTTATGAACGAGGAAACGAGGAATCAAACACACTCCCACCCAACTATCTGACGCTTGATCTTGGAAAATTCTATGCCTATCTGTAAAATATCAGCATATTTTCCCCTGTATTTGGCGGCATAATCTTTTATCCTTAGCTGCTTAATTGCCTCACCTGTGGGCGCTTCCCTATCTATTACCTTAAATTCAAAAAGATACACCCTATCTGCGTAAATTACAGCAAGGTCACATTTCCCAAGATTTGACACATCCTCTGCCACGATATTTAGACCCAACGCTGCCAGATGACTATAAAACACACTTGCGTAATAGCCTTCGTAGTTAGCAATGGGATTATTTCGATACCAGTCATTTGGAATGGATGCAAAGAGGGTCTTAAAGTGAGTCTCTAAGCTGTTACAATCCTTGTCTTGCAGGTATTCATACACCGACAAGCCAGCCTTTTTCCATAAGACATGATCAGGAAGAAACACAGAAAGCAGAGATTGATTAAATGCAGTTCTTATTTCGTGGTTAGGCACCTTTAGAAAATAAACTGGTCCTGCAGGGGTGGTTTGGTGCTCTTTTATGGTCAGATACCCTGTCTGCCAGAGCATAGCCTCAGGCCGGATGTAATCCACATCAAAGGCAGATAATAGCTCATCATCTCCAAAGGTCTTCTCAAGGCTTGGGGTAAAAAAGTTTTTCTCTTTTAGCCAATTTACCAAAAATGTTGGCGTTCCAGTCTCAAACCACCAGGAGCGAAACTCCCTTGTTCTAAATAACAATAAGATATCAAATGGGTTATACATCCTCTCGCCAAGCCAGGAGTAACCATTATACCAGTTTCTTATCTCATCCCTGTCAATACTCTCAAGCTCAGGGGCAAAAACCGTGTCTATGTCATGAT from Deltaproteobacteria bacterium carries:
- a CDS encoding ATP-binding protein; the protein is ENAAQKHGRRAVVLVDEYDKPILDNLTNPEVARAMREGLRNLYSVLKGQDAFLRFVFLTGVSKFSKVSIFSGLNNLLDITLLPEFATICGYTDHDIDTVFAPELESIDRDEIRNWYNGYSWLGERMYNPFDILLLFRTREFRSWWFETGTPTFLVNWLKEKNFFTPSLEKTFGDDELLSAFDVDYIRPEAMLWQTGYLTIKEHQTTPAGPVYFLKVPNHEIRTAFNQSLLSVFLPDHVLWKKAGLSVYEYLQDKDCNSLETHFKTLFASIPNDWYRNNPIANYEGYYASVFYSHLAALGLNIVAEDVSNLGKCDLAVIYADRVYLFEFKVIDREAPTGEAIKQLRIKDYAAKYRGKYADILQIGIEFSKIKRQIVGWECV